In the genome of Paenibacillus pabuli, one region contains:
- a CDS encoding macrolide 2'-phosphotransferase, protein MTKSNVNEQLEFQKELTSLAAQNGLHIAEESVIINESGMDFRVGFATDEQGQQWILRQPRREDVWERAENERKVLEVVKSHLPVEVPEWRICTPELIAYPLLDGEPIAVVDPAGGGYTWRFPQERLSDDFFDSLAATLAALHNIDPDEAVKGGVRSKTPTEARKAFAANIEEIKQSFAVPDQLASRWETWLTTDSYWPEHSTFNHGDLHPPHIIVDDAQRVTGLIDWTEAEIADPGKDFVIYYALFEEEGLRDLLHRYEKAGGRVWPRMLEHIREQWAAYPAIVAQFALITGEESNMEMAKGMLASWDVKRD, encoded by the coding sequence ATGACAAAATCGAACGTGAATGAGCAGTTGGAATTTCAAAAGGAACTAACATCTTTAGCTGCACAGAACGGGCTTCATATTGCTGAGGAATCCGTGATAATCAATGAGTCCGGTATGGACTTTCGTGTAGGGTTTGCCACCGATGAACAGGGACAACAGTGGATACTGCGCCAGCCACGCCGCGAGGATGTATGGGAACGGGCTGAAAATGAGCGCAAGGTGCTGGAGGTTGTCAAAAGTCATCTGCCTGTAGAGGTGCCGGAATGGCGGATTTGTACGCCGGAGCTGATCGCTTATCCTTTACTTGATGGAGAACCGATAGCGGTCGTTGATCCGGCAGGGGGAGGATACACATGGCGATTTCCACAGGAAAGATTATCCGATGATTTCTTCGATTCGCTCGCTGCTACCCTCGCCGCATTGCATAACATTGATCCTGATGAGGCGGTAAAGGGCGGAGTGCGCAGCAAGACGCCTACAGAAGCTCGTAAAGCTTTTGCAGCCAATATTGAGGAGATTAAACAAAGCTTTGCGGTACCAGATCAACTGGCCAGTCGGTGGGAAACGTGGCTGACAACGGACAGCTACTGGCCTGAGCACTCAACGTTCAATCACGGCGACCTGCATCCGCCACATATTATCGTCGATGATGCCCAGCGGGTAACGGGGTTAATTGACTGGACAGAAGCAGAGATTGCCGACCCGGGCAAGGATTTTGTCATCTATTATGCGCTCTTCGAAGAGGAGGGGTTGCGGGATTTGCTCCATCGCTATGAGAAAGCAGGGGGAAGGGTATGGCCGCGGATGCTGGAGCATATTCGGGAGCAGTGGGCGGCATATCCGGCAATTGTTGCGCAGTTTGCGTTGATCACTGGGGAAGAATCCAATATGGAAATGGCGAAAGGCATGCTTGCGAGCTGGGACGTTAAGCGGGATTAA